Within the Catalinimonas niigatensis genome, the region AAAAACATATGGGTAAATCGAAAGAAACAGTAAACAAGAAAGAAACAGAAAAGAAAAAGCAGAAAAAGAAGAAAGACAAGGAACAAAAAAGACTGGATAGAAAAGCCAATGCCAAAGAGGGGAATAGTCTGGATGATATGATTATGTATGTGGATGAAGATGGCAATTTTACTTCAACCCCTCCTGATCCTACCAAGAAGAGAAAAATCAATGAAGAAGACATTGTAATCGGAGTACCTAAGCAAGAGGCGGAAGAACCGGCAGATGTTGTCAGAAAAGGAAAGGTAACTTTCTTTAATGATTCCAAAGGGTACGGATTTATCAAAGATATAGAAACTCAAGAGAGTGTCTTTGTCCATTTGAATGGCCTGATTGACAGGATCACAGAAAATGACAAAGTGACTTTTGAAGTGGAAATGGGTATGAAGGGACCTAACGCAGTAAGCGTAAAGCTAGTCGATTAGCGTTCTCATTCTACTACCTGACGTGTTCTGCAGGCTTACTTTCTGTTTAAATAGTTTTTACTTGGTAGCCTGCTAGACTTTACACTCCTTTGTAAAGCACGCTTACGAAAGTATGCCGTGCATAAACTGATGCACAACTCTGTACACCAGATCTTCATGGGGTTGTTTGTTTTCATTTAAGATAAGTCCGATATAAGTATTCAGTATCCCCAGGAAGGTGGTGGTATAGTCCTGATGCCGGTCTTTCATGTTCCCATGTTGCTCTGCCGCTTTGACAAATACTCTTTCTATGTGTTGGTACTGCTTTTCGTAGTAGGGCGATACCGCCGAATAAGCTTCGCTGTGCGGAGGAGAAAACCATAAGGTAAGCTGCATTCTGTAAAATTGCTTATTGGCCTCGGCATATTCAAAATAGTTGCGGGCAATGCTGCGCAATGTTATTGTCAAATCTCCTTCATAAACAGCCCCTTGCTGCGTAGCTGCGTACAACTCATCAAAATACTGCTCAAGGATGACATCCAGCAGTCCCCGCTTGCTTTCAAAATAGTAATACAAAGTAGGCTTGGTTACGCCAGCAGCCTGTACAATTTGCTGTACGCTTACCCCCTCATAGCCGTAGGATGCAAAAAGCGGTAAAGCCTGTGATATGATTTCTGTCCGTTTGTCCATTGTCTAAACATTTTCAGTAGAACACCCTGGTTTAGGCAGTCTTCTAATTTATTTTACACGCGGAAGCTTTAAAGAAAAATGAAACGTGTCATTTACACTACTTTCATGATTCTACCCCAATGAGGATGTACTGTAACCTTGGTTGTTTGGGGATGAATCGCAAAGCTTTCTTCCGGGTTGAGTAAGTCTACCAAAGTGCGCCCCTTTTGAGTAGGAATTTTAAGATCTACACTTGTTTCCTCACCAGAAGCATTGACCAATACCACTACATATTCATCATTGCTTTGTCGGACAAAGGCAAATTGTTCATGAGCTACAAACAACTGCTGATAATTGCCGTATTGGAGTGCGGAGGAAGACTTACGAATTTTTGCCAGACTAGCAATGGTTTTCGCCAGATCAGGATGAGGACTTTCTTGCGGAGCTCGTCTAAGATCAATGTCAGGACGAAGAATACTGTCATCCCCATCTGCTTTTTTTCCTTTCCAACCCCATTCGCTGCCATAGTAAATCGAGGGAATACCCGGAATGGTAAATAGCAATGTATACAAAGGATACAGATGTCGCGAATCATTGAGCGTGCTGGCCACCCGATCTACATCATGGTTGTCAGCAAAATTGTACAAAGACAAGTGTTTGTATATGCCCGGATCATCAAACAATCGCTTGAGAGAATGAGCGATTTCAAAGTAGTTAGCATCTACATGGCTGGAGTACAGGCCTTTATAACATTCATAATTGGTGGTAGAGTCCAAAGTTTCTGCATTGGCCCACTGTCGGTAGTCTCCGTGAATGACTTCACCCATCAGCCAAAAGTCAGGATTGATCTCATGACAAAAGGAAGCAAGGGCTTTAAGAAAAGATATGTCAATATCTTCGGCTACATCAAGGCGCAAACCATCAATCTCAAATTTTGATATCCAATCTTGAACTGCCTGAAAAATATGCTCCCTTACCTCTTGATTGTGTAGGTTCAGTTTGACCAGACTGTAATGTCCATGCCATGCCTCATACTGGAATGGATCGCCATAGGGACTGCTTCCTTCAAATGTAAGTCCGGTAAACCAATCGCGATAGCGGGAATTTTCTCCATGTTTCAGCACATCACGGAAGGCCCAGAAGTCTCGGCCTACATGATGAAAAACCCCATCCAGAATGACGCGGATGCCATTTTCATGCAGTACTTTCACCAGCTTTGCAAGGGTTTCATTAGTACCCAGTCTCCTGTCTACCGTAAAGTAATCTGCTGTATCATAACCATGTTCTCCCGATTCAAATAAAGGCCCCAGATATAAGGCGTTGATTCCTAATTGTTTTAGATGTTCAATCCACGAGTAGATTTTATCCAGGCGAGCCAGGGGAGGGGTGGTGAAATCATTTTTCTCAGGAGCTCCACAAAATCCCAGCGGATAAATATGATAAAAAATTGCTTCGTTTGACCAGTGCTTATTCATTATTTCTCTATTTCTTGCAGTAAGCAGTAATGTATACCTACCGGTAAGTATACAAAGCTTAGATAAGAAAGATTCATTTCAGAAATATATATCTGAGGTGAAGAAATGAAAAGCAGATGTATAAAAAGAAATTTTATGCCCTACAGAGTCATAGGAGGATAAATAAAGCCTAAGGTTGGAAAATTCGTTTTAAAAGTGGAAACTAACGATGCTCATAGAACAACTTTCCTTTTTGGGTAATCTTGGCGTATAGCTTTACAAAACGGGCAGAAATCGCTACCAAATCTTTCATTTCCAGCATCAGAGTAAAGTAAAGTGAGGTATTTTTGAATCCGTACATTTTGTGCATGACGCCATCTATCTGTGCATCCATCAGATCTTCAATTTTGTTCAGGATGATTTTTTTGCGGGTATTTACCTCCTCAAGTACATGAAAGTTTTTGTTACCCACCTGTTTTTCCAGGTATCTCAAATAATCAGTAATCATCAGATTGACTTCTCTGATTGCTTCATTTTGTGCTTCTGTCAGAGGTTTGTGATTATTTTTTACATGAATACTGCTTGCTTCAACGATCAACTCCATAGATTGCAGAATGTCCTGCATCATATCATAGGTTAGCACATACAAATGTGCCGAAGTTGTCTCTGTGGATTTATTCTTCCGGATAATCTTGAATAGACCACTTTTGACCATAGCATAGTCTTCGTTCAAATCTCCAAGCAACTTACTTGATTTCTTGAGCGTTGTTTTGTTTTCGTGATGTATTCCTTCTACACTCAGGTTTAAAACCTTATTGATGGTAGCCAGGGTAGAAGATACATCAGCAGACAATTGATCCAGCGTTTCATTGACATCGTTGTAGTTGACATCCGAACGTTTGGATTTAAACTCTTTCTTTTCCAGTTTGACGGCATGATATTTTGAGCTACGATAGATCAGGTAAAATACCAGAAACATCAATCCTCCGATCATCCAGACCCCTCCGAAGTAGATCAGAGAGGCAAAGATAGCTGCCGCCGTAGAAGCTACAATGGCAGTCATAAACCAGCCACCGATCACATTCATTACACCTGCAATGCGGTACACTGCGCTTTCTCTGCCCCAGGCACGGTCGGCCAGAGAAGTACCCATAGCTACCATAAAAGAGACGTAGGTAGTAGAAAGTGGAAGTTTCATACTGGTGGCTGCCGCAATAAGAACACTCGCTACTGATAAGTTGACGGAAGCTCTTAGGAGGTCAAAAGCTGCTCCTTCTTTTTCAGCCTTAGCGGATGTCAAAGGTCTGAAGTTGTATTCTATTCTTCTTCTTACCCTACCTGTGAGGACACGATTGAAAGTAGCGGATACCAGGCGGGCACCTTCCACAATTCCCCTGGAGACCATATTGGTACTAAACCTTTCATCTGTTTCTAACTGACTTCCCAGGTTTACTTCTGTCTCAGTTACAGACTGTGCTTTTTTGGATAGCCAAAGCGTGATTACCATGACAATTCCAGCCAGCAATAGCAGAAAATAGGGAGTAGCTACTTTTCCGGACATGGCTTCCATAGAGAAGTTTTCCGGTGCAATGCCCGACCCATACCAGGCTTCAAAGGACTGCCAACCCGCGATAGGTACTCCGATGAAGTTGACCAGATCATTGCCGGCGAAGGCCATTGCCAAAGCGAAGGTACCAAACAACACTACTACCCTGAGGATGTTGATTTTGTAGAGTTGTAGTATAAACATAAGTAAAGAACATAGAAGTAGCGTTACCAGAAAGGATATCCAGAAGTTTGCCTCCAGCAGGGCTTTACCTTCCGCAAACCAAATCTGATATAGCTGCATGTCTTCCGGTGCTACGCCTGATATCATGGCACCTAAGCCCTTGTACATGAGGAAAAAAAGCATAGCGGTAATCGCCAAACCTGACCAGATTGCACCAATATATTTCAGTCGTCTCTCATAATGGAAGGAGAATAGAATCCTTGAAACATACTGCACAAGAGCACCTATGGTAAAGGCAATAATTACCGAAAGTAATATGCCCGTGATAATTTCTCCCGCTTTCTCCCAGTTCATAAAGCCGATGATCCCCTCCTCCGGACTATTTACGTTGAACAGGTAGTTTAGCGGAGAGTTATCCTGAAGCGTTTTGATGAACGAAACAGCAAAAGAAGCACCCAGCATCTCAAAGACGATGGAAACGGTAGTGGAGGTGGGTAATCCGAAGGTATTGAACAGATCCAGCAGGATGATATCAGTGATCATAACAGCCAGAAAAATGACCATAATCTCATTGAAGAAGAAATGTTCCGGGTTGAAAATCCCTTTTCTGGTAACCTCCATCATACCACCGGAAGACATGGCCCCGAACAAGATACCTGTAGTGGCTACAATCAGTATGACCCTTCGCTTGGCTACTTTTGATCCGATCGCAGAATTTAAGAAGTTAACGGCATCATTGCTTACCCCTACCATCAGGTCAAAAACAGCGAGTATAGCCAGGAGTGCGACTGCAAAAAGATAAAAATTCTCCATCTTATAAGCTTAATATTTTATCACCGGCTAATGCATCCACATAGATAGATAAGGCAGGCATAAGTTGAATAGAGACGGTTTAGTTTTACAAATTTATACTTGTTCACTTATTACAGATATGCTATCCTAAAGTCTTTAGTTCTGCTCTATATAATATTTTTATACTCAATAGATTCTCTAGTATATGTAATTTTTCTAACCTAATCTCAAGATGTAAAAATATCTGAGCACAAAAGTATCAAAAATTTTAAGATACCTTAAAATTACAAACATGTTCTTTCTTTATCAGGAAAAGTCTCTGTAGGTTTCTTTTTATCTAAAGGAGCTTACAATGCCTCAATATTTAACACTGTGCCGTAGCTTACTGCTATTTTGAGATGCCAAACCTATACTCAATTCAAAGTGAAAATTAAAAAGCAGTGTACTAATTTTGTAGAACAAAACCTCAGTTTGTATACAAACGATCTCAAAATCACTTCTCAGAGTAATTCAGGCAGTGAAGATAAAAATGAATGCAAATGGTTGACAACAGGTTAGTTGTGGCTAAGAAATTCTTTGCTGGCATGATTCTTCACTATCCTTCATTGAATTTTTTAACATTATTTTTTAGACTTAGTTTTTTAAAAACAAGACGTTTAAACATTACTAAAGCTACATGGACCGCTCTTTCTTACTACTATACAAATACACATAACAGTAATTTCCGATAAACAAAAAAAGAGGAACTAATAGTAAACGGTAGTCGTGTATCAGAAGATGACTTGCTTCAATGCTTGCAAGAGCAAGAGAATGTAGAGGAAGAAAATCACTTCTTTGCCATTCTTCTTTTTTTGAAATCAACCTGATAGAAAGCATTTTGGAAACTTGTTCTGAAATATCTCTAAATTTCAAAATACTGTGGAAGATCTCCTGAAAGATATCAGAAAATGTATAGTATGTGAGCCTTTTCTACCGCTGGGTGCTCGTCCGGTATTGAGTGCGCACCCCAGGAGCCGAATACTGATTGTAGGTCAGGCACCGGGTACCAGAGTACATCATAGCGGTATTCCCTGGAACGATCAGAGTGGTAAAACTTTGAGAGCATGGTTGAATGTAAGTGATAAAGAATTTTATACTGAAGAGAAATTCGGGATCGTACCGATGGGCTTTTGTTATCCCGGCAGCATGTCCGGCAAGGCCAAGTCGGGAGATCTACCACCAAGAAAAGAGTGCGCTCCTCTGTGGCATGCTGCGCTCCTTGAAAGAATGCCGGAAGTTCAGCTTACGCTGCTGATAGGACAGTATGCCCAGAAGTACTATTTGGGAAAACAAGCCAGGAAAAATCTGACGGAAACTGTGCAAAGTTTTGAAGAGTACCTACCCAGATTTTTTCCCTTACCTCACCCTTCTCCCAGAAACAGGATTTGGATAAAGAAAAACCCATGGTTTGAAGAAATCATCGTCCCCCAATTGCAATATCATGTAAAAAAGATATTACATTGAAAAGCTCATGCCGTAGCCAATAAATGAAAGAAGCGGAGAAGCAATCAACCTTAACTTTGAAACGTATTGAAAATTAAGCTTTTTGACCAGCGTATCATCTTGGGAAGCCTGTTAATTTTATCCTTATCCTGTAGCCCGAAGCTTAGTCAGCGTACCGTTTATTTTCCTAAGCAGGTAACTCATGTAGATAAGTTGCCGCCTCAGGACAACCTATGGGTTTTCATGTTGGCCGGCCAATCCAATATGGCAGGTCGTGGGCTAGTAGAATCTCAGGATACGATCTCCCATGAACGTATACTCACCATCAGTCAGGAGAATGAATGGATACTGGCAAAAGAGCCTCTGCACCCTTATGAACCTAATTTAACTGGTCTAGACTGCGGATTAGCGTTTGGAAAAGAACTGATTAAACATCTGCCTGATTCTATCAGCATCGCTTTAATTCCCTGTGCGGTAGGTGGCAGTGCCATTCAGCAATGGCTGGGAGATTCTACCTTTAGAGGAGTACAGCTTATGCATAATTTTCAGGAGAAGGCTGCATTTGCAAAGCAGTACGGGCGTATCAAAGGAGTACTGTGGCATCAGGGAGAAAGTAACGCTACTGCCGAACGTATACCCTTGTATGCAGCACAACTGGAGAAATTATTAACAACTTTCAGGGACCATTTGGAGGATGAAAATTTACCTATACTGATAGGAGAACTGGGATCATTTGCCATTCCCAAAGAAAAAAGTGCCCAATGGGATAGCATCAATCAAGTTATTCATCAGGTTGCTGCATCAGATCCGCATGTAGGTGTAGTGCAAACCGATGATTTGGAGCATAAAGGAGATCATGTACATTTTAACTCAGCATCTCAGCGCATATTGGGTAGACGTTTTGCAGAAAAATATATGGAAACCAGCGGCCAGTAATCAGAAGCCTGCATATCATTGTTCCTCCACTTCTCTTATCTCAGCTGCTACAGGATTCCAGATTGACTGTAATTCCCATATATCCATTGATTTTAAAACAACAGTGCCTCCAACAGAATAGATTTCTACACCATCTAGTGCAGGATCTGGAAAAATACGGTTAGTCATGGCTACATAACCATCATTACCAAAAGCCTCAACCACTGAGTGGTCTACAAACAAGTGTATTTTAACCGTACCATCATCAGTAGGCATCAGGGCGAGGGTACGTCCGCTAAATGTATCATGAAAGATAGTATCGCCGGATTGGGTTCTGTCCATAAAAAGGGACTGGGTAGCCGCATCATAACCGATGACAGTTTCCTGTTGATCTCCTTTAAATACTTTGATACCAAACTCACCTGCCAGCTGTTCTGCTTCAGCCTGGGTGTCAATGGCTTCATAGGCAAACTCAGCAATGATTTCCAATTGTTTGCCCTGAATGTTTTCCAGCGAAAGGTAGTTATCATCTTCCTGTAACAGCACATTTTCATCATGCACATGTTTACCACGAATTTTTTGAAGCTCATCCACAGGCTTCTGGGTGAGGCGGGTTCCTTCGGGAAACTCATGCAGATCTAGTTCTCTTACTAAGGACTGGGCAGAGCGCCAGGGTGTGGTAGGAATTTTTTCTCCATACTGCCAGTTGTTCATCCACCCAATGAGTAATCTTCGCTCTCCAGGCACATGGTTCCAGGTGACACCGGCATAAAAATCACGGCCATGATCTAATGTCAGCACCAGATCATCCGTATTTTCATTGGTAAAGGTGCTACCGTCAAAATCACCGACGAAGTATTGCATGGAAGAGCCATTGTCATCGGTATTGTAGGAGACGATAAGTACCCACTTTTTTTCTCCGGTTTCAGCTACTTCCAGGGCAAAAAGATCGGGGCACTCCCAAATTCCATCTACAAATCCCTGGGCACCAAACTCGCTCATCATGTTCCATTCCAGTAAGTTTTGAGACTCATAAAAGCGGATTTTATGCTCCTGAGGTAAGGCTACGGCCATGATCCATTTCTGGTCCTCTTCATACCAGAACACTTTAGGATCACGGAAGTCTTTCATATTTTCATCCAGTACCGGATTGCCTTCATATTTAGTCCAGGTTCGGCCTCTGTCGTTGCTGTAGGCAATCGCCTGATTTTGCAGAGCATCGGTATGAGCAGTATATATCGCGATCAGACAACCCTCAGGCGAATCACAAAGGCCGCTGGTATTATTCTGATCTACTACTGCGCTACCGGAAAAGATCATGATACCCTCTTCCATTTCCAGGGCAACGGGCAGATGTTCCCAATGCACCAGATCCGTAGACACGGCATGTCCCCAACTCATATTACCCCATTGTATACCTTGGGGATTGTACTGATAAAAAAGATGATATTCTCCGTCAAAATACACCAGCCCGTTGGGATCATTCATCCAGTTTTCCTGGGGAGTAAAGTGATAAGCTGGTCGGTATAATTCCTGATAATAGGTACTATCTACGGTAGTCACTTCCTGTTCTACAGCAGTTTCAGGAGGCTGGGTGCAACTCCATAGGATGAAGAATAGGGAAGTGCAAAGGCAAGCATAAAAGTTTTTCATGTTCAACAATGGATCTGAGTACGGATGACGTGCGTATGTGAGTTCGCTAATTTAGAGCGAATATTTTGTTCATTAACAAAAGAAACTCAAAAAAGTCTATCTCAGGAGGAGTTTTATAGAAATGCTGTGAAGTCAAGAGCTAGTTAAGCCCATATTGGGTAGCAAAAAAATATTATTACAAAAATGATGAACTGGCATGAAACTTTCGCAAGTATTTCACGAACAACAAAACGTTGAAATCCTTATTTATTTTAATTCATGAGTCAATTTATCGGATTTGTGGCAGCAGCGCTTACTACAATTGCTTTTCTGCCGCAGGTAATCAAAACATATAAATCCCGTTCTGCTGAAGGCTTATCGTTGAGCACTTTTTCATTGTTAACTTCGGGCGTACTTCTATGGCTTATTTATGGACTGATGGTGATGGACCTTCCGGTGATTTTTGCTAATTTTTTGACCCTTATACTTGCCATCAGCCTTTTATTTATGAAATTTAAATACAAAGCCCAATAGATGTTTCTACTCCGCCTTTTACTATGTACTCTGATGTTTAGTCAAAATGCTTGTAGTCAGAAAAACGATAAACCGGTGCTATTGATGAATGCAAGTGTGCACAAAGGCAATGGAGAAGTGATTGAGAATGCTGCCCTTGCTTTTCAGGATGAAAAGATTACCCTGCTGGCAGATGCCCGGCTCATCCGGCTGGACATGACTGCCTTTGAAGTGGTGGAGGCTTACGGCTTACACATTTATCCGGCAAGTTTGTTAGAAAAGTCACCAGCTATTATCTCCGAAAAAGATTCACTGTACTATGTCACACTAAACAG harbors:
- a CDS encoding sialate O-acetylesterase, whose translation is MKIKLFDQRIILGSLLILSLSCSPKLSQRTVYFPKQVTHVDKLPPQDNLWVFMLAGQSNMAGRGLVESQDTISHERILTISQENEWILAKEPLHPYEPNLTGLDCGLAFGKELIKHLPDSISIALIPCAVGGSAIQQWLGDSTFRGVQLMHNFQEKAAFAKQYGRIKGVLWHQGESNATAERIPLYAAQLEKLLTTFRDHLEDENLPILIGELGSFAIPKEKSAQWDSINQVIHQVAASDPHVGVVQTDDLEHKGDHVHFNSASQRILGRRFAEKYMETSGQ
- a CDS encoding SemiSWEET transporter — encoded protein: MSQFIGFVAAALTTIAFLPQVIKTYKSRSAEGLSLSTFSLLTSGVLLWLIYGLMVMDLPVIFANFLTLILAISLLFMKFKYKAQ
- a CDS encoding alpha-amylase family glycosyl hydrolase, with protein sequence MNKHWSNEAIFYHIYPLGFCGAPEKNDFTTPPLARLDKIYSWIEHLKQLGINALYLGPLFESGEHGYDTADYFTVDRRLGTNETLAKLVKVLHENGIRVILDGVFHHVGRDFWAFRDVLKHGENSRYRDWFTGLTFEGSSPYGDPFQYEAWHGHYSLVKLNLHNQEVREHIFQAVQDWISKFEIDGLRLDVAEDIDISFLKALASFCHEINPDFWLMGEVIHGDYRQWANAETLDSTTNYECYKGLYSSHVDANYFEIAHSLKRLFDDPGIYKHLSLYNFADNHDVDRVASTLNDSRHLYPLYTLLFTIPGIPSIYYGSEWGWKGKKADGDDSILRPDIDLRRAPQESPHPDLAKTIASLAKIRKSSSALQYGNYQQLFVAHEQFAFVRQSNDEYVVVLVNASGEETSVDLKIPTQKGRTLVDLLNPEESFAIHPQTTKVTVHPHWGRIMKVV
- a CDS encoding uracil-DNA glycosylase family protein yields the protein MEDLLKDIRKCIVCEPFLPLGARPVLSAHPRSRILIVGQAPGTRVHHSGIPWNDQSGKTLRAWLNVSDKEFYTEEKFGIVPMGFCYPGSMSGKAKSGDLPPRKECAPLWHAALLERMPEVQLTLLIGQYAQKYYLGKQARKNLTETVQSFEEYLPRFFPLPHPSPRNRIWIKKNPWFEEIIVPQLQYHVKKILH
- a CDS encoding glycoside hydrolase family 32 protein codes for the protein MKNFYACLCTSLFFILWSCTQPPETAVEQEVTTVDSTYYQELYRPAYHFTPQENWMNDPNGLVYFDGEYHLFYQYNPQGIQWGNMSWGHAVSTDLVHWEHLPVALEMEEGIMIFSGSAVVDQNNTSGLCDSPEGCLIAIYTAHTDALQNQAIAYSNDRGRTWTKYEGNPVLDENMKDFRDPKVFWYEEDQKWIMAVALPQEHKIRFYESQNLLEWNMMSEFGAQGFVDGIWECPDLFALEVAETGEKKWVLIVSYNTDDNGSSMQYFVGDFDGSTFTNENTDDLVLTLDHGRDFYAGVTWNHVPGERRLLIGWMNNWQYGEKIPTTPWRSAQSLVRELDLHEFPEGTRLTQKPVDELQKIRGKHVHDENVLLQEDDNYLSLENIQGKQLEIIAEFAYEAIDTQAEAEQLAGEFGIKVFKGDQQETVIGYDAATQSLFMDRTQSGDTIFHDTFSGRTLALMPTDDGTVKIHLFVDHSVVEAFGNDGYVAMTNRIFPDPALDGVEIYSVGGTVVLKSMDIWELQSIWNPVAAEIREVEEQ
- a CDS encoding inorganic phosphate transporter produces the protein MENFYLFAVALLAILAVFDLMVGVSNDAVNFLNSAIGSKVAKRRVILIVATTGILFGAMSSGGMMEVTRKGIFNPEHFFFNEIMVIFLAVMITDIILLDLFNTFGLPTSTTVSIVFEMLGASFAVSFIKTLQDNSPLNYLFNVNSPEEGIIGFMNWEKAGEIITGILLSVIIAFTIGALVQYVSRILFSFHYERRLKYIGAIWSGLAITAMLFFLMYKGLGAMISGVAPEDMQLYQIWFAEGKALLEANFWISFLVTLLLCSLLMFILQLYKINILRVVVLFGTFALAMAFAGNDLVNFIGVPIAGWQSFEAWYGSGIAPENFSMEAMSGKVATPYFLLLLAGIVMVITLWLSKKAQSVTETEVNLGSQLETDERFSTNMVSRGIVEGARLVSATFNRVLTGRVRRRIEYNFRPLTSAKAEKEGAAFDLLRASVNLSVASVLIAAATSMKLPLSTTYVSFMVAMGTSLADRAWGRESAVYRIAGVMNVIGGWFMTAIVASTAAAIFASLIYFGGVWMIGGLMFLVFYLIYRSSKYHAVKLEKKEFKSKRSDVNYNDVNETLDQLSADVSSTLATINKVLNLSVEGIHHENKTTLKKSSKLLGDLNEDYAMVKSGLFKIIRKNKSTETTSAHLYVLTYDMMQDILQSMELIVEASSIHVKNNHKPLTEAQNEAIREVNLMITDYLRYLEKQVGNKNFHVLEEVNTRKKIILNKIEDLMDAQIDGVMHKMYGFKNTSLYFTLMLEMKDLVAISARFVKLYAKITQKGKLFYEHR
- a CDS encoding cold-shock protein, which produces MGKSKETVNKKETEKKKQKKKKDKEQKRLDRKANAKEGNSLDDMIMYVDEDGNFTSTPPDPTKKRKINEEDIVIGVPKQEAEEPADVVRKGKVTFFNDSKGYGFIKDIETQESVFVHLNGLIDRITENDKVTFEVEMGMKGPNAVSVKLVD
- a CDS encoding TetR/AcrR family transcriptional regulator, producing MDKRTEIISQALPLFASYGYEGVSVQQIVQAAGVTKPTLYYYFESKRGLLDVILEQYFDELYAATQQGAVYEGDLTITLRSIARNYFEYAEANKQFYRMQLTLWFSPPHSEAYSAVSPYYEKQYQHIERVFVKAAEQHGNMKDRHQDYTTTFLGILNTYIGLILNENKQPHEDLVYRVVHQFMHGILS